From the genome of Spirosomataceae bacterium TFI 002, one region includes:
- a CDS encoding L-fuconolactonase has product MIDAHHHFWNYNSEDFAWIDESMTAIRRSFLPPDLSPILKENGIEGSVLIQVNRDEKENEIFLQFANQNDFVKGTVGWLDLTAPNLEEKLEKYANEPKLKGFREIAQGNSDKYFPSPSFRKGVELLGKKGFTYDILVFERDLKNTLDFVESLPNNKFVIDHIAKPDIKNGSIGRWSNYMKALAQYPNVSVKISGMTTEADWNNWKKEGFYIYLDHLMGAFGVNRLMYGSDWPVCLLAAKYAEQLAILKSYTKNLSTEEQRKIFHKNAVDFYGLD; this is encoded by the coding sequence ATGATAGACGCTCACCATCATTTTTGGAACTACAATTCAGAGGATTTCGCTTGGATTGACGAAAGCATGACAGCTATAAGAAGGAGTTTTCTCCCTCCAGACTTGTCCCCTATTTTGAAAGAAAATGGAATTGAAGGCTCGGTACTTATTCAAGTAAATAGAGATGAAAAAGAAAACGAGATCTTCCTTCAGTTTGCAAATCAGAATGATTTTGTAAAAGGGACAGTTGGCTGGCTCGATTTAACAGCACCTAATTTAGAAGAAAAGCTAGAAAAGTATGCTAACGAACCTAAGCTAAAGGGATTTAGAGAAATTGCCCAAGGAAATTCAGATAAGTACTTCCCTAGTCCTTCTTTCAGAAAAGGTGTAGAATTATTGGGTAAAAAAGGATTTACCTATGACATTTTAGTTTTCGAAAGAGACCTTAAAAACACACTTGATTTTGTAGAATCTTTGCCAAATAACAAGTTCGTAATAGACCATATCGCTAAACCAGATATTAAAAATGGCTCCATTGGAAGATGGAGTAACTATATGAAAGCACTCGCTCAATATCCCAATGTGAGTGTGAAAATATCTGGAATGACCACGGAGGCAGATTGGAACAATTGGAAAAAAGAAGGTTTCTATATTTATTTAGACCACCTCATGGGTGCCTTTGGTGTAAATAGACTCATGTACGGTTCAGATTGGCCTGTATGCCTATTAGCTGCGAAATATGCTGAACAATTGGCAATTCTCAAAAGCTACACTAAAAACCTTAGTACTGAGGAGCAAAGAAAGATATTTCATAAAAATGCTGTAGACTTCTATGGTTTAGATTAG
- a CDS encoding putative membrane protein, with the protein MTSSKAKSFIYLSIAMYLAGLIGLNIEATKELFRFLTPFHLLSSAAILIYFESNKSKPFWMYLAISYLIGFFIEVAGVNTGLIFGEYAYGKTLGLKIWNTPLMIGVNWFVLSFVIAKSLSLWSKKATFLKNTWIFSATGGALMTLLDFFAEPPAIYHDMWSWTSSLPPLQNYFSWFLVSAFLMLIYQKLRIEEFNPLALPILVLQFFFFLVQYILL; encoded by the coding sequence ATGACATCGAGCAAGGCCAAATCATTCATCTATCTTTCAATAGCAATGTACTTGGCTGGCCTTATTGGCCTCAATATTGAAGCTACAAAGGAGCTTTTTCGATTTTTGACGCCTTTTCATTTACTGAGTTCGGCAGCAATACTTATTTATTTCGAATCCAATAAGTCGAAACCATTTTGGATGTATTTAGCTATATCCTACCTAATTGGCTTTTTCATAGAAGTTGCAGGCGTAAATACAGGACTTATTTTTGGAGAATATGCCTATGGCAAAACTTTAGGGTTGAAGATTTGGAATACCCCACTCATGATTGGTGTCAATTGGTTTGTACTCAGTTTTGTAATTGCGAAGAGTCTTTCTTTGTGGAGTAAAAAAGCTACATTTCTCAAAAATACATGGATTTTTTCAGCTACTGGAGGTGCATTAATGACCCTTTTAGATTTCTTTGCCGAACCACCTGCCATTTATCATGACATGTGGTCCTGGACTAGTAGCTTACCACCACTCCAAAATTATTTTTCTTGGTTTTTAGTATCAGCTTTTCTTATGTTAATTTACCAAAAACTAAGAATTGAAGAATTTAACCCTTTAGCATTACCCATTTTAGTACTGCAATTTTTCTTTTTCCTAGTTCAATACATATTATTATGA
- a CDS encoding Predicted kinase, aminoglycoside phosphotransferase (APT) family → MNFEIDSAGEIRKGETIDLVSLNKYLKKILADKIVEIKQYGGGFSNLTFELITPGKSYVLRKPPAGAKEIKGGHDMAREFGLLQKIASAGFQKVPKAIHLCENEEIIGDIFYVMEKVDGIILRANDALQFAKEIPESSIRKLSEAICREQAKLHLIDIEETGLIEIGKPDGYVRRQIVGWIKRYLASQTDPIQDMVDIFTWLEDELPESTHQSLIHNDYKYDNLVLNARNITEIKAILDWEMTTVGDPLMDLGATLAYWTEAGDESFTKQFNLSWVKGNLTRKEYTEMYSELTGFDTSNILFYYVFGLFKNAVIIQQIYYRYHKGFTNDPRFKNLIYGVKVLAKKAVKSIQSGELK, encoded by the coding sequence ATGAATTTTGAAATAGACAGTGCAGGCGAAATAAGAAAAGGGGAAACTATAGACCTTGTAAGCCTGAATAAGTACTTAAAAAAGATCTTAGCGGATAAAATAGTAGAAATAAAGCAATATGGCGGAGGATTTAGCAACCTTACTTTTGAGCTAATTACACCAGGTAAAAGTTACGTACTAAGAAAGCCGCCTGCTGGAGCCAAAGAAATAAAAGGCGGTCATGACATGGCTCGTGAATTTGGTTTACTTCAAAAAATCGCTTCTGCTGGTTTTCAAAAAGTACCAAAAGCCATTCACCTTTGTGAAAATGAAGAGATTATTGGTGACATTTTCTATGTAATGGAGAAAGTAGATGGTATTATTTTAAGAGCAAATGATGCCCTCCAGTTTGCAAAGGAAATTCCAGAATCCTCAATTCGAAAACTTTCTGAAGCGATTTGCAGAGAGCAAGCAAAATTACACTTGATTGACATTGAGGAAACGGGTCTCATTGAGATTGGCAAACCTGATGGTTATGTACGAAGACAAATTGTAGGCTGGATAAAAAGATACCTGGCTTCTCAGACCGACCCTATCCAAGACATGGTTGATATTTTCACTTGGCTTGAAGATGAACTTCCAGAATCTACGCATCAAAGTCTAATTCACAATGATTATAAGTATGATAATCTGGTATTGAATGCACGTAATATCACCGAAATCAAGGCCATTCTAGACTGGGAAATGACAACTGTAGGAGATCCACTTATGGACCTTGGTGCAACTTTAGCATATTGGACCGAAGCAGGTGACGAATCATTTACAAAGCAGTTCAACCTTTCATGGGTAAAAGGAAACCTCACTAGAAAAGAGTACACCGAAATGTACTCAGAGCTAACCGGATTCGATACTTCAAACATCTTGTTCTATTATGTTTTCGGTTTATTCAAAAATGCAGTAATCATACAACAGATTTATTATCGCTACCACAAGGGATTCACAAACGACCCTAGGTTCAAAAACTTAATTTACGGTGTTAAGGTTTTGGCTAAAAAAGCAGTAAAATCCATACAAAGTGGAGAGTTGAAGTGA
- a CDS encoding Acyl-CoA dehydrogenase — protein MEALFATARTRELIPKIEKFVQEELFPLETPANLSGNFSIVEPTLLALRQKVKQMGLWGLALPESMGGKGLTLCEFGQISEYLAKSPFGHFVFNSQAPDIGNMELLHAHADKGLHEKFLYPLAAGEIRSCFSMTEPEFAGSNPTKMGTTAVKDGNDYVINGHKWFTSSADGAAFAVVMAVTNPDAAPHKRASQILVPLDSPGYEFIRNIPIMGHTGDSWASHAEVRYNDVRVPQSNLIGVEGEGFYLAQQRLGPGRIHHCMRFIGIAERAFTLMCDYAVKREVRDGQYLADMQSIQTFIADSRVEIDAARLLVLRTAKMIDEVGSKEARNEISGIKFFTANMMLRVIDKAIQTHGGLGMTNDIILSYWYAHERASRIYDGADEVHRSSLAKGILKKYRS, from the coding sequence ATGGAAGCACTCTTTGCTACTGCAAGAACGAGAGAACTTATACCAAAGATTGAAAAGTTTGTACAAGAAGAGTTATTCCCACTCGAAACTCCCGCAAATCTCTCAGGTAACTTTTCTATCGTTGAACCCACCTTATTAGCCTTAAGACAAAAAGTTAAACAAATGGGACTTTGGGGTCTAGCCCTACCCGAATCAATGGGTGGCAAGGGTTTAACGCTCTGTGAATTTGGGCAAATAAGCGAGTATCTTGCAAAATCTCCATTTGGTCATTTTGTATTTAACTCCCAAGCACCAGACATTGGAAACATGGAATTATTACATGCTCATGCCGATAAAGGACTTCATGAAAAATTCCTTTACCCTTTGGCAGCAGGAGAAATAAGAAGTTGCTTTTCCATGACAGAACCCGAATTTGCAGGTTCTAACCCTACTAAAATGGGAACAACAGCAGTGAAAGACGGAAACGATTACGTTATCAACGGACACAAATGGTTTACTTCCTCTGCGGATGGGGCTGCATTTGCTGTCGTAATGGCGGTTACCAACCCCGACGCTGCACCACACAAAAGAGCTTCTCAAATACTCGTACCATTAGATTCTCCAGGCTATGAATTTATAAGAAATATTCCAATAATGGGACATACCGGCGACAGCTGGGCAAGCCATGCAGAAGTAAGATATAATGATGTTAGAGTTCCTCAAAGCAACCTAATTGGTGTTGAAGGCGAAGGATTTTATTTAGCTCAGCAAAGACTTGGGCCAGGAAGAATTCACCACTGCATGCGATTTATAGGAATCGCAGAGAGAGCCTTCACTCTTATGTGTGATTATGCAGTAAAACGAGAAGTGAGAGACGGTCAATACCTTGCGGACATGCAAAGCATTCAAACATTCATTGCCGATTCTCGTGTTGAAATTGACGCAGCAAGGCTTTTAGTGTTACGAACTGCAAAAATGATAGATGAAGTAGGCTCCAAAGAAGCTAGAAATGAGATTTCTGGCATTAAATTCTTTACTGCTAATATGATGCTAAGAGTGATTGACAAAGCAATTCAAACTCATGGAGGGCTTGGTATGACCAATGACATTATTCTTTCATATTGGTATGCCCATGAGCGAGCGTCGCGAATCTATGATGGTGCCGATGAAGTACACCGTAGTTCTCTAGCTAAAGGAATATTAAAGAAGTACCGCTCATGA
- a CDS encoding Uncharacterized membrane protein: MKNKVFENIEFFFKKPITAVIIGIFGLSLLALPYLYFENNSPLLLTVGRLHPILLHFPIVLLVLLLVIEVLSLFPSVSISMGFRFYLFIFAVFCTLLSILSGYFLYSSGEYEGLLMDQHFNGAVFTGFFFIASFVLFCVNWSAGKYLYLILVFAANAFALYTAHQGGSITHGRNYLSTYLPAIGQPKLVKADSSQFLYEDVVQLILDAKCGSCHNTLRSEGNLSLVTYADLFKKGDSGKMPVTVAQSLESEIIRRVMLPDTADDHMPTQGKKNLEPDEIEIIKLWIDLGAKENQAIQSLENKRVIELADGLSSSFSKYKFKARLRQLTKQKLDQELKEIAEDIEMVIKLDDDGEYYTLSNRFPPAPFDGEKLEKLKPYLDVFTKMSLVSTQIDDSDLYLISHMPNLTELYLQKTAINGDGIVLLSSLPKLKTLNISYTKTSDKDLIDLLKFPSLREVFVYSTNTSNEVVKAIGAHKNSLKIYSEEGPYF, encoded by the coding sequence ATGAAGAATAAGGTTTTTGAGAACATTGAGTTTTTTTTTAAGAAACCAATTACGGCTGTTATCATAGGGATCTTTGGTTTGTCACTTTTAGCATTACCATACCTATATTTTGAGAATAACTCTCCATTACTTTTGACAGTTGGGAGATTACATCCCATACTTCTTCACTTTCCTATTGTATTGTTGGTTTTACTACTTGTAATTGAAGTTTTAAGCCTATTTCCATCTGTTTCAATCTCAATGGGTTTTAGGTTCTATCTTTTTATTTTTGCTGTTTTCTGCACGCTCTTATCTATTCTGTCAGGTTATTTTTTGTATTCATCCGGTGAGTATGAAGGGCTATTAATGGATCAGCATTTTAATGGAGCAGTATTCACTGGCTTCTTTTTCATAGCCTCTTTTGTTTTATTTTGTGTCAATTGGTCAGCGGGAAAGTACCTGTATCTGATATTAGTGTTTGCTGCAAATGCTTTCGCTTTATATACGGCACATCAAGGAGGAAGTATTACACATGGAAGAAACTATCTCAGCACTTATTTACCGGCGATAGGTCAACCTAAACTAGTGAAAGCGGATAGTAGTCAATTTCTCTATGAAGATGTTGTGCAGCTCATTTTGGATGCCAAATGTGGCTCTTGCCACAATACATTAAGATCGGAAGGGAATTTGTCATTGGTGACTTATGCAGATTTGTTCAAAAAAGGAGATAGTGGAAAAATGCCAGTAACAGTCGCTCAATCTCTGGAAAGTGAAATAATTAGAAGAGTGATGTTACCGGATACTGCAGATGATCACATGCCAACCCAAGGGAAGAAAAACTTGGAACCCGACGAAATTGAAATAATTAAACTTTGGATAGATTTAGGAGCTAAAGAAAACCAAGCAATACAAAGTTTGGAAAACAAGCGAGTGATTGAATTGGCTGATGGACTTTCCTCTTCATTCTCTAAGTATAAATTCAAAGCACGATTAAGGCAATTGACTAAGCAAAAGCTTGATCAAGAATTGAAAGAGATCGCAGAAGATATAGAAATGGTAATTAAATTAGACGATGACGGTGAATATTATACATTGTCTAACCGATTTCCTCCTGCTCCTTTTGATGGTGAGAAACTTGAGAAACTTAAGCCTTATTTAGATGTTTTTACCAAAATGTCTCTTGTTTCTACCCAAATTGATGATTCAGACTTGTATTTGATCTCTCATATGCCAAATCTGACGGAGTTATATCTGCAAAAAACAGCGATAAATGGAGATGGAATTGTTTTACTTAGTAGCTTACCAAAACTGAAAACATTGAACATTTCCTACACAAAAACAAGTGATAAAGACTTGATTGACCTATTGAAATTTCCTTCCTTGAGAGAGGTATTTGTGTATAGTACGAATACCAGCAATGAGGTAGTAAAAGCAATAGGTGCTCATAAAAATAGCCTGAAAATATACTCCGAAGAAGGGCCTTACTTTTGA